A single genomic interval of Blattabacterium sp. (Nauphoeta cinerea) harbors:
- a CDS encoding RidA family protein — protein sequence MIPKKFSIEKIPSYGPYNTCVLVGGFLFISGQIAVYEDTKKLGFNNIEMETKKVMENIKIILSENGIGFQNVIKTSIFVTDMRNFPIINNVYSKFFHKGSYPARETVEVVGLPKNANIEISLIAYKN from the coding sequence ATGATACCAAAAAAATTTTCAATAGAGAAAATTCCATCTTATGGCCCATATAATACATGTGTTTTGGTTGGAGGTTTTCTATTTATTTCTGGACAAATAGCTGTCTATGAAGATACAAAAAAATTAGGTTTCAATAATATAGAAATGGAAACGAAAAAAGTTATGGAAAATATAAAAATTATTCTTTCAGAAAATGGAATAGGATTCCAAAATGTTATAAAAACTTCTATTTTTGTGACAGATATGAGGAATTTTCCTATAATAAATAATGTCTATTCTAAGTTTTTTCATAAAGGGAGTTATCCAGCTAGAGAAACGGTAGAAGTTGTTGGTCTTCCTAAGAATGCCAATATTGAAATATCTTTAATAGCATACAAAAATTAA